Part of the Streptomyces sp. HSG2 genome, ACGTCGAACCCCGACCGTTCGCCATCCCCTTCCACTCCACGGCCGTCCCGGACGCGGTGAGCCCGCGGGTCGATGCCGACTACTGGGTGAGCAACTTCCGCCGAGCCGTCCGGTTGGCCCCCGCCATCTCGGCACTGGTCGCCGACGGCATCGACACCTTCGTCGAGATCGGCCCGCACGGCGTGCTGCGCGGCGCCGTCGAGGAGACGGCGCTCGCCCACGGCGTCCAGGCGCGCGTCGTGGAGTCGCTGCGACGGGGCGAGAGCGACACGCGCAGCCTGCTGGGGTCCGTCGCCATCCTCTACGCCGACGGCGTGCCCATGGACCTGGAGTCGCTCTTCCCCCGTGACGCGCGCGTCGTGGAGACGCCCCTCGTTCGGTGGCAGAAGGACCGCTACTGGCTGGACGCCCCGCCGCCGGCGCCCGATTCGAGGGATGCCGGCGCGGAGACGGCCTCCCGGCGGTCGGCGGAGCCGGTGCGCGACACCCCGGAGGCGGGCGCCCCGGTGCCCGACGCGGCCGACGAGTCGACTCCGACCCGCGAGGCTCTCCTCGGCGAGATCGCCGAGACGCTCGGGCTGGCCCCCGCCGTCCTGTCCGCCGGATCCCGACTGGTCGACTTCGGGCTGGACTCCATGCTGGCCATCCGGCTGAGCAACCGGATGCAGACGCTTGTGGGCCATCGGATGTCACCGGTGGAGTTCGTCGGGGAACGGACCGTGGGCGAGCTGCTCGACCACCTGCTCGGTCTCGTGGTCGGGCCCCGGCCGACGGCGGTCGCGGCGCCCCCGGCGCGGGCCGGAACGGACCGGCGCACCCCGTTCGTCGAGACGTTGACGGAGCCCGACGCCGAGGAGCTGCTCGACGAGCTGGTGGCCCGGGGGCTTCTGCCCGCCCCCGACGACACCACCCCGGCCCTGGACGCCCTGCGGGCCGCCGGCGAGGACGACGACGCGGCCTTCCGCGTGGCGCCCGCCGGGCACGGACAGTCCGCGCTGTGGTTCATGCAGCAACTGTCGCCCGACGGCGTCGCCTACAACCTGATGTTCGGAGCCCGCGTCACCACACCTCTCGACCCGCGCGTGCTGGAGCGGGCGGTGCGTGCCCTGGTGGAGCGCCACCCGGCGCTGCGCACGGTCTTCGTGGAAGCCGGAGGACGGCCCTACCAGCTCGTCCTGGAGGAACCCGTCCACGAGTTCCTGGCCGTCGACGCCTCCGGCCTCGACGACGACGAGGTCCGCCGGGCGCTCATCGAGCACGGACACCGCCCGCTCGACCTGGACGAGGGGCCCATTCTCCGTGCCGTGTTGATGTCACGGGGTCCGCGGGACCATCATCTGCTGCTGGTCGTCCACCACGTCGCCTCCGACGCCGAGACCATCGACATCGTCGTCCGCGACCTCCAGGAGCTCTACGGTCTGATGGCCGGGGGGGCTTCCACCCTCCTGGGACCCGCCCCCGCGTACACGGACTTCGTGGAGTGGGAGAGGGACTGGCTGGAGGGCCCCGAGGCGAAGGCCGCGCTCGACTGGTGGGCGGGACGGCTGGAGAACCCGCCGCCCCACCTCGACCTGCCCCGCGCGGACGGGTCCACGCGCGCCGGGCCCCGCGCCGGCGGAGTCGGCTACACCGGGGAGGACCTGACGTTCCGCTGGGACGCGGAGGCCGGTCGCGCGCTGAAGGACTTCGCGGTCCGCGAAGGGGTCTCGATGAGCACCCTGCTGCTGGCGGGCTTCTTCGCGGCGCTGAATCGCCTCGCCGGCGTCGAGGACGCCGTGGTCGCGACCGCCGTGGCCCAGCGCGGCGCGGCGGGAAGGGAATCGGCGGTCGGGTACTACCTCAACACCGTCCCGGTACGGGCCAGGCCGTCCGCCGACCGGGACTTCCGCGAGCTGCTGGCCGAGGTGCACGCCTACGCGCTCGGTCTGCTGGAGCACATGGACTACCCGTTCGACCTGCTGGTGTCGGAGCTCAACCCGCCGCGCCCGGAGGGTCGTCCGCCGTGGTTCGACTTCGCCGTCAACTGGCTGTCCGGAGACGCCTTCACGAGCGTCAACACCCTCTTCCACGGAATCGGCGACCCGGTGGGGCCCACCGGCGCGCTGCCCCTCGTTCCGCTGCCGTTGGAACGCCACTTCGCCAAGTTCGACCTGGAGATCACGATGACCGACGTCGCCGGCGAGGTGATCGGCCAGGTCCAGTACAAGCCCGACTTCCTGGAAAGGGAGACCGTGACGACACTCCTGGAGCACTTCCGCTCCGTCCTGCTGGAGGCGATCGACTCGCCGGACGGGCCGCTCGCGCGTCCGGCCGCCGCACCGCCGAAGGAGGAGAACCGATGAACCCCACGAACGGCACCCTGCACGGAGGGTTCCTGGAGCACGCGGCCGACCACCCGGACGCACCGGCCGTCCTCTTCGACGAGGGGGTCGTGACCTACGGCGAACTCGACCGGCGATCGGCCCTCCTGGCCGAACGGCTCACCTCCGAGGGGGCGCGACCGGGTGTCCCCGTCGGCGTCTGCGCCGAGCGTTCCCCGGAACTGCTCGTCGCCATCCTGGGCATCCTGCGCTCGGGAGCCTGCTACGTGCCGCTGGATCCGAAGTACCCCGCCGAGCGCCTGCGCTTCATGGTGGAGGACAGCGGTGTCCGACTGACCGTCACCACTACTGCCTCCAAGGGAAGCTGCCCGCCCGGCTCGGCCGTCCTGATGGCCGACGGCACGGCCGACGCCGCGTCCGCCGGCGCCCCGGTCCCGTGCGTGCCGGCGGACACCGCGTACGTGATCTACACCTCCGGATCGACCGGCAGGCCGAAGGGGGTGCCGATCCGGCACGCCAGTTGCGCGGCGATGCTGGAGGAGACCGACCGGATCTTCGCGGGCTGCGACATGAGCGGCGTGGCCGCCGTCAGCTCCGTCTGCTTCGACCTGTCCGTCATGGAGATCTTCGCGCCCCTCACCCGGGGCGGGGCGGTGGTCCTGCTGGAGAGCGCGGTCCACCTCCCCGAGAGCCCGCATCTGGATCGGGTCACCCACCTGAACACCGTGCCCTCCGTGATGACCGGGCTGCTGGACGCCGGCGGGGCCCCGCCCAATCTGCGCACCGTGGTCCTGGGGGGCGAGGCGGTGCGACGCGGACTCGTCGACCGCGTCTACCGCGAGACCGGCGCGGACCGGGTGTTCAACGGATACGGTCCCACCGAGGGGACGGTGTTCTGCGCCTTCAAGCTGGTCGCCCGGGACGGGACGGGAGAGCCCTCGATCGGCGTCCCCTCCTCGACGGCGCGCCTGTACGTCCTGGACGGCCTGCTGCGCCCGGTGCCGATCGGCACGGCCGGCGAACTCTACCTCGGGGGTGCCGGTTTGGCCCGGGGCTATCTGAACCGCCCGCGCACCACCGCGGAGCGGTTCGTTCCCGATCCGCACCTCACCGGCGAGCGCATGTACCGGACGGGCGACCTCGCCCGCTACACCGCCGACGGGGAACTGGAGTTCGTCGGCCGGGTCGACCACCAGGTCAAGGTGCGGGGCCACCGCATCGAGCCCGAGGAGGTGGAGGCACGGCTGGCGGAGTGCCCCGAGGTGCGTGAGGCCGCGGCCGTGGTGCGCCCGGACGGCGGGGGACGGGGCGCCGGGACGCTGGTCGCCTACGTGGTTCCCAAGGACGGCGGGTCCCGCGCGGGAGCGGACGGCGGCGAGCCCTGGCTCGACGCAGACCTCCAGACGCGGATCACCGACCGGCTGGCGGGCGTCCTGCCCGACCACATGGTCCCGGAGACCGTCGTCTTCCTCGCCGCGCTCCCGCTCTCCCCGAACGCCAAGACCGATCGGGCCGCCCTGCCGGAACCCCCGAGCCCCGCGGCCTCCCCGGTCTCGGAGCCGGCGGGCACCCCCACGGAGACGGCGCTGACCGAGATCTGGGGAGACCTCCTGAAGCGGGACCCCGCGACGATCGGAGTGCGGGACGCCTTCTACGACCTCGGCGGCAACTCCCTGCTGTTGGTCCGGCTGGCCAAGCAGATGACCCGCCGGTTCGGCCGGCGAGTGGGGGTCTCCGACCTCTTCCGGTTCCGCGACATCGCCTCGCTCGGCCGCTGGCTGGACGACGACGGCGACACCGTCCCCGACGCCATCGAGGAGGCGCGGCGGCGGGCCGCCGCCCGACGGTCCGCGGTACGGGGCCGAGGCCGCCCGGCCGCCGACTGACACCCTCCCGTACCCCACCGTCCTCGCCCGATGGAGGCCCTGAGGCAGATGAGCGACAACCCCGAGCAGGAATACGATCCGAGCGACATCGCGGTCATCGGCATGGCGTGCCGCTTCCCCGGCGCGCGGAACAAGGAG contains:
- a CDS encoding non-ribosomal peptide synthetase, which produces MNPTNGTLHGGFLEHAADHPDAPAVLFDEGVVTYGELDRRSALLAERLTSEGARPGVPVGVCAERSPELLVAILGILRSGACYVPLDPKYPAERLRFMVEDSGVRLTVTTTASKGSCPPGSAVLMADGTADAASAGAPVPCVPADTAYVIYTSGSTGRPKGVPIRHASCAAMLEETDRIFAGCDMSGVAAVSSVCFDLSVMEIFAPLTRGGAVVLLESAVHLPESPHLDRVTHLNTVPSVMTGLLDAGGAPPNLRTVVLGGEAVRRGLVDRVYRETGADRVFNGYGPTEGTVFCAFKLVARDGTGEPSIGVPSSTARLYVLDGLLRPVPIGTAGELYLGGAGLARGYLNRPRTTAERFVPDPHLTGERMYRTGDLARYTADGELEFVGRVDHQVKVRGHRIEPEEVEARLAECPEVREAAAVVRPDGGGRGAGTLVAYVVPKDGGSRAGADGGEPWLDADLQTRITDRLAGVLPDHMVPETVVFLAALPLSPNAKTDRAALPEPPSPAASPVSEPAGTPTETALTEIWGDLLKRDPATIGVRDAFYDLGGNSLLLVRLAKQMTRRFGRRVGVSDLFRFRDIASLGRWLDDDGDTVPDAIEEARRRAAARRSAVRGRGRPAAD